The proteins below are encoded in one region of Pomacea canaliculata isolate SZHN2017 linkage group LG7, ASM307304v1, whole genome shotgun sequence:
- the LOC112569360 gene encoding uncharacterized protein LOC112569360, with product MKIVIFSCLLAAVLGMNYDEAEAGFDATDLDSDGVVRPEEMSTFIAKTDTNNDGSISIEEYTATQLPGTPELVIQGNFNYYDKLDGAADGVISLSIAPVLFDILDPDNDGEITLEDWFAALPQVNDGIENEIVALYAA from the exons ATGAAgattgttattttttcctgtcttctagCTGCGGTACTTGG GATGAACTACGACGAAGCTGAAGCAGGTTTTGACGCTACCGACCTAGACTCTGATGGGGTTGTACGGCCTGAGGAGATGTCGACTTTCATCGCAAAGACTGACACAAACA ACGACGGAAGCATATCCATTGAAGAGTATACAGCTACTCAGCTACCCGGGACACCCGAGCTTGTAATTCAGGGTAATTTCAACTACTACGACAAACTAGATGGCGCTGCTGACGGCGTGATCTCTCTGTCAATTGCTCCTGTGCTTTTTGACATCCTCGACCCTGACA ATGACGGTGAAATCACTCTTGAAGATTGGTTTGCTGCTCTTCCACAG GTAAACGATGGCATCGAAAACGAGATTGTAGCCTTATATGCAGCTTAA
- the LOC112569339 gene encoding uncharacterized protein LOC112569339 — MTDQLEVYLTYFVIKLIIFLGLLAVVLGDKTNRLPQLFYLIDSDNDGVININEMKIGYDSEDVNGYGVLTFDEFAAGSHPGSPPLDLQSAFDFFDELDQKKDGKVDKSAVVILFNGLDEDYDGVLSLAEFSRNYSLMFGGNSHDESI; from the exons ATGACAGATCAACTTGAAGTTTACCTGACATATTTCGTCATTAAGCTTATCATCTTTCTTGGTCTTCTGGCTGTTGTGCTTGG AGATAAAACCAACAGACTGCCCCAGCTGTTCTACCTCATCGACAGTGACAACGATGGGGTTATTAACATCAATGAAATGAAGATTGGTTATGACAGTGAAGATGTGAATG GCTATGGAGTGCTGACCTTTGACGAATTCGCTGCTGGTTCGCATCCCGGGTCACCCCCTCTTGATCTGCAGAGCGCTTTCGACTTCTTCGATGAACTGGACCAGAAGAAAGACGGCAAAGTCGATAAGTCTGCTGTCGTCATCCTCTTCAATGGCCTCGACGAAGACT acgACGGTGTACTCTCTCTTGCGGAGTTCTCTCGCAATTACTCTCTG ATGTTCGGCGGAAACAGTCACGATGAGTCGATCTAG